From one Paractinoplanes brasiliensis genomic stretch:
- a CDS encoding transglycosylase domain-containing protein has protein sequence MASKNRSLFGKAGLLLMCGLLTAVVVSAASFPAVALGGLVAKAGAEEFASLPSTIVQQAAPQVTRVFAADGKTQLAVLYDEFRSDVPNNQISVNMQNAIVAAEDHKFYEHNGVDVKGIARAFVNNSQGGSQQGASTLTMQYVRMAQAYGAKTAQEAIDATKDSPERKIAEMKYALQVEKDLNKKEILTRYLNLAPFGNGAYGIYAGAQVYFKKSPKNLTIAESALLAGMVKAPTAFDPTTETGYPQALARRNYIIDNMVSLGHITKAEGEKAKKTKLARTTNRPGNGCTSVQTNSWGFFCDYFYRWWMEQKEFGDNAYDRERQLKSGGYTVITSMDVKAQNAARRQINRKIKDNNKNAVLIAGVEPATGHVKVLAANRKFKLDDGTNPPSSNPGLRKAGQRATYPYTTNPIITGGGDIDGYQAGSVFKMFTMVAALENGYELDHPITSDSTYKSSYPVAFNSPAACPGTSIYCPSNSSPNTKGTFNMWSGFGKSVNTYFVPLQEQVGAEKVIDVSKRFGMQYRSSSDRDLMATEEAAHQFGAFTLGVTTSTPLDIANAYATLAGDGMYCKPTPIKQITASDGTKLKTGQPSCVRATTPDVARKTIDAARCPVGDRAQLGNCSGSTEPNAYRTIKHPIFGKTGTTDGNRTASLVVGASGLVVAGYMVNPDWANHTDDMRHDIVNPVTYRTLADYLEGTEPVEFKKPGE, from the coding sequence GTGGCGAGCAAGAACCGATCACTGTTCGGCAAAGCAGGCCTGCTGCTCATGTGTGGTCTGCTGACCGCCGTGGTGGTCTCCGCCGCCTCCTTCCCGGCCGTGGCGCTGGGCGGGCTCGTCGCCAAGGCGGGCGCCGAGGAGTTCGCGTCGCTGCCCAGCACCATCGTGCAGCAGGCCGCGCCCCAGGTGACCCGCGTGTTCGCCGCCGACGGCAAGACCCAGCTGGCCGTGCTGTACGACGAGTTCCGCAGCGACGTGCCGAACAACCAGATCTCGGTCAACATGCAGAACGCGATCGTCGCCGCCGAGGACCACAAGTTCTACGAGCACAACGGCGTCGACGTCAAAGGCATCGCTCGCGCGTTCGTCAACAACAGCCAGGGCGGCTCGCAGCAGGGCGCCTCGACGCTCACCATGCAATATGTGCGCATGGCCCAGGCGTACGGGGCGAAGACGGCTCAGGAAGCGATCGACGCGACCAAGGACAGCCCCGAACGCAAGATCGCCGAGATGAAGTACGCGCTGCAGGTCGAGAAGGACCTCAACAAGAAAGAGATCCTGACCCGCTACCTCAACCTGGCGCCGTTCGGCAACGGGGCGTACGGCATCTACGCGGGCGCCCAGGTCTACTTCAAGAAGTCGCCCAAGAACCTCACCATCGCCGAGTCGGCGCTGCTGGCCGGAATGGTGAAAGCGCCCACCGCGTTCGACCCGACCACCGAGACCGGCTATCCGCAGGCGTTGGCCCGGCGCAACTACATCATCGACAACATGGTGTCGCTCGGCCACATCACCAAGGCCGAGGGCGAAAAGGCCAAGAAGACCAAACTCGCCCGTACGACCAACCGGCCCGGAAACGGCTGCACGTCGGTGCAGACCAACAGCTGGGGATTCTTCTGCGACTACTTCTACCGCTGGTGGATGGAGCAGAAAGAATTCGGTGACAACGCGTACGACCGGGAGCGGCAGCTCAAGAGCGGCGGGTACACGGTCATCACGTCGATGGACGTCAAGGCCCAGAACGCGGCCCGCCGCCAGATCAACCGCAAGATCAAGGACAACAACAAGAACGCCGTCCTGATCGCGGGTGTCGAACCGGCCACCGGGCACGTCAAGGTGCTCGCCGCCAACCGCAAGTTCAAGCTCGACGACGGCACCAACCCGCCCAGCTCCAACCCCGGGCTGCGCAAGGCCGGGCAGCGGGCGACCTACCCGTACACCACCAACCCGATCATCACGGGCGGCGGCGACATCGACGGGTACCAGGCCGGCTCGGTGTTCAAGATGTTCACGATGGTGGCCGCGCTCGAGAACGGGTACGAGCTGGACCACCCCATCACGTCCGACTCGACGTACAAGTCGAGCTACCCGGTCGCGTTCAACTCGCCGGCCGCCTGCCCGGGGACGTCGATCTACTGCCCGTCGAACTCGTCACCCAACACCAAGGGCACGTTCAACATGTGGAGCGGCTTCGGCAAGTCGGTCAACACGTACTTCGTGCCGCTGCAGGAACAGGTCGGGGCCGAGAAAGTCATCGACGTGTCCAAGCGGTTCGGCATGCAGTACCGCTCGTCCAGCGACCGCGACCTGATGGCGACCGAGGAGGCGGCGCACCAGTTCGGCGCCTTCACCCTCGGCGTGACCACCTCGACGCCCCTGGACATCGCCAACGCGTACGCCACCCTGGCCGGCGACGGCATGTACTGCAAGCCCACGCCGATCAAACAGATCACCGCGTCCGACGGCACCAAACTCAAGACCGGCCAGCCCAGCTGCGTCCGGGCCACCACCCCCGACGTGGCCCGCAAGACGATCGACGCGGCCCGCTGCCCCGTCGGCGACCGCGCTCAGCTCGGCAACTGCTCCGGCAGCACCGAGCCCAACGCGTACCGCACGATCAAGCACCCGATCTTCGGCAAGACCGGAACCACCGACGGCAACCGCACCGCCTCGCTCGTGGTCGGCGCCTCGGGTCTGGTGGTGGCCGGTTACATGGTCAACCCGGACTGGGCCAACCACACCGACGACATGCGTCACGACATCGTCAACCCGGTCACATATCGCACCCTGGCCGACTACCTCGAAGGCACCGAACCCGTGGAGTTCAAGAAACCCGGCGAGTAA
- a CDS encoding glycosyl hydrolase 115 family protein: MRTLIAAVTAATLLVVAPVPAQAGEPAPKTKTVPSYVSTQPGPGRFPLVEAGRAAPLVVSKDDYAGVIRVVDDLQSDIKKVTGAEPAVSHDAIPAGRDPVIVGTIGKSPLIDKIIARGKLDVRGVRGKWETTVEQVVSDPLPGVRRAFVIAGSDQRGSIYGAYDLSKNIGVSPWHFWDDVPAAHADRLYVLPGRHTQGTPKVKYRGFFINDENPATGTWAPGYFGPGKAPGYPGGLNADYFAKVFETMLRLKANYLWPAVWGRAFAEDDPLNHATASFYGVVMGTSHEAPMMRGIEEWNRHPTGTGEWSFRRNADAIKAYWRDGAERMRDQNIEGVITLGMRGNGDVSLPDGDGIDLMSSIIDSQREILRDTGLIDRPQVQTLYKEVQRYWDNGYRPPDDVTVVFCDDNWGNMRKLPDASLPARSGGYGMYYHFDYVGDGRNYKWADTINLTNTWEQLELSYRKGVDRLWVVNVGDLKNEELPTQFFLDYAWNPDAIPVDRLDEWTEQFAAQNFGDELAPAVAELLDRYGFLQSRRKPELLNRRITLDPATGEVVYNDQASPFNLTEYGEMDRVTEEWLDLARRATALRERVPAAWQDAFYQLVYYQIKDTAIIYELRRAQFTNIAYAAQGRAATNRLADTAERLFAEDQAMSDYYNTELAGGKWKNWQLQPKIGYGNVERYGPNAPWQQPELNNVALPDEIYPHLKRITVPAEAAMGVGSTRLPESNPWSSAAAPTLDIYNKGTTPFRYRVTTGAPWVHVTPSSGLVTDEVRPVVTVDWKRAPRGATSVPITIAGAGSSAVVQAPVNNPTLPARGFLEADGHVAMEADHYTGKAGQWRLLPGIGKTGNGLTPLSSGARLDYTMTLTSSGPVKVTAYLSPRNNTLPGDGLKYAVSVDGQTPQVVNITTATGANDTTMNRQWARNTSDNINRTTTTHTITKPGRHTLTFWAVDPTVIVQRLVVDTGGVKDSYFGPPESRRSR; this comes from the coding sequence ATGAGAACCCTGATCGCGGCGGTCACCGCGGCCACCCTGCTCGTCGTCGCGCCTGTTCCCGCCCAGGCCGGCGAGCCCGCCCCCAAGACCAAAACCGTTCCCTCGTACGTGTCCACACAGCCCGGACCGGGACGGTTCCCCCTCGTCGAGGCGGGCCGGGCGGCGCCCCTCGTGGTCAGCAAGGACGACTACGCCGGCGTCATCCGGGTCGTCGACGACCTGCAGAGCGACATCAAGAAGGTCACCGGCGCCGAGCCGGCCGTCTCCCACGACGCCATCCCCGCCGGGCGTGACCCCGTCATCGTCGGCACCATCGGCAAGAGCCCGCTCATCGACAAGATCATCGCGCGCGGCAAGCTCGACGTGCGCGGTGTCCGCGGCAAGTGGGAAACCACAGTGGAGCAGGTCGTCAGCGATCCCCTTCCCGGCGTACGGCGTGCCTTTGTGATCGCTGGCAGCGACCAGCGGGGCAGCATCTACGGCGCGTACGACCTGTCCAAGAACATCGGCGTCTCGCCCTGGCACTTCTGGGACGACGTGCCCGCGGCCCACGCCGACCGGCTGTACGTGCTGCCCGGCCGCCACACCCAGGGCACGCCCAAGGTCAAGTACCGCGGGTTCTTCATCAACGACGAGAACCCCGCCACCGGCACCTGGGCGCCCGGCTACTTCGGGCCCGGCAAGGCCCCCGGCTATCCCGGCGGGCTCAACGCGGACTACTTCGCCAAGGTGTTCGAGACCATGCTGCGGCTGAAGGCCAACTATCTGTGGCCGGCCGTCTGGGGCCGTGCGTTCGCCGAGGACGACCCGCTCAACCACGCCACCGCCAGCTTCTACGGCGTCGTCATGGGCACCTCGCACGAGGCCCCGATGATGCGCGGCATCGAGGAGTGGAACCGGCACCCCACCGGCACCGGCGAGTGGAGCTTCCGCCGCAACGCCGACGCCATCAAGGCGTACTGGCGTGACGGCGCCGAACGCATGCGCGACCAGAACATCGAGGGCGTCATCACGCTCGGCATGCGCGGCAACGGCGACGTCTCGCTGCCCGACGGCGACGGCATCGACCTGATGAGCTCGATCATCGACAGCCAGCGGGAAATCCTGCGCGACACCGGCCTGATCGACCGGCCCCAGGTGCAGACCCTCTACAAGGAGGTGCAGCGCTACTGGGACAACGGCTACCGCCCGCCGGACGACGTCACGGTCGTGTTCTGCGACGACAACTGGGGCAACATGCGCAAGCTGCCCGACGCGTCGCTGCCCGCCCGCAGCGGGGGCTACGGCATGTACTACCACTTCGACTACGTGGGTGACGGCCGTAACTACAAGTGGGCCGACACGATCAACCTCACCAACACCTGGGAGCAGCTCGAACTGTCGTACCGCAAAGGGGTTGACCGCCTCTGGGTGGTGAATGTGGGCGACCTCAAGAACGAGGAACTTCCCACGCAGTTCTTCCTCGACTACGCCTGGAACCCGGACGCGATCCCGGTCGACCGGCTCGACGAGTGGACCGAGCAGTTCGCCGCGCAGAACTTCGGTGACGAGCTCGCCCCGGCCGTGGCGGAACTGCTCGACCGGTACGGGTTCCTGCAGTCGCGCCGCAAGCCCGAGCTGCTCAATCGGCGGATCACGCTGGACCCGGCCACCGGCGAGGTCGTCTACAACGACCAGGCCAGCCCGTTCAACCTCACCGAGTACGGCGAGATGGACCGCGTGACCGAGGAATGGCTCGACCTGGCCCGCCGCGCCACCGCGCTGCGCGAACGGGTGCCGGCCGCCTGGCAGGACGCGTTCTATCAGCTCGTCTACTACCAGATCAAGGACACGGCGATCATCTACGAGCTGCGCCGGGCCCAGTTCACCAACATCGCGTACGCGGCCCAGGGCCGGGCGGCCACCAACCGGCTCGCCGACACCGCCGAGCGGCTGTTCGCCGAGGACCAGGCGATGAGCGACTACTACAACACCGAGCTGGCCGGCGGCAAGTGGAAGAACTGGCAGCTGCAACCCAAGATCGGGTACGGCAACGTCGAGCGCTACGGCCCCAACGCGCCCTGGCAGCAACCCGAACTGAACAACGTCGCGCTGCCCGACGAGATCTACCCGCACCTCAAGCGCATCACCGTGCCCGCCGAGGCGGCGATGGGTGTCGGCTCGACGCGGCTGCCCGAGTCGAACCCGTGGTCGAGCGCTGCCGCGCCGACCCTCGACATCTACAACAAGGGCACCACGCCGTTCCGGTACCGCGTCACCACGGGCGCGCCGTGGGTGCACGTGACGCCGTCCTCCGGGCTGGTCACCGACGAGGTACGCCCGGTCGTCACGGTCGACTGGAAGCGGGCCCCGCGCGGCGCGACCAGCGTGCCGATCACCATCGCGGGCGCCGGATCCTCGGCCGTCGTGCAGGCGCCGGTCAACAACCCGACGCTGCCGGCCCGCGGCTTCCTCGAGGCCGACGGTCACGTGGCGATGGAGGCCGACCACTACACCGGCAAGGCCGGCCAGTGGCGGCTGCTGCCCGGCATCGGCAAGACCGGCAACGGGCTCACCCCGCTCAGCAGCGGGGCACGCCTCGACTACACGATGACGCTCACCAGCAGCGGACCGGTCAAGGTGACCGCGTACCTGTCGCCGCGCAACAACACGCTGCCCGGCGACGGGCTCAAGTACGCGGTGTCGGTCGACGGACAGACCCCGCAGGTCGTCAACATCACGACGGCGACCGGCGCCAACGACACCACCATGAACCGCCAATGGGCGCGCAACACCTCCGACAACATCAACCGCACCACCACCACGCACACCATCACCAAGCCGGGCAGGCACACGCTCACGTTCTGGGCGGTCGACCCGACGGTCATCGTGCAGCGGCTGGTGGTCGACACCGGGGGAGTGAAGGACAGCTACTTCGGTCCGCCCGAGAGCCGGAGGAGCCGATGA
- a CDS encoding SGNH/GDSL hydrolase family protein gives MPTRRELLALTSGAAVTAAAGLAAPTAAHAAGTAHQDGDGDWTIPGWIATWAAAPTTIPPNPPSAPIVLANQTVRHVVHCSAGGDEIRIRVTNEFGNGPLRLGAVRVALRAGSGAGTATVPGTDRRVTFSNQAEVRIPAGSPLISDPVRLRVPPGADLVVSLYLPARTPVTTLAAFAFQDNVIADGDVTAARTVTPVARVDQYLFLSGVSVRDRGAAIVTLGDSITNGANTQNNLNHRWPDLLAARLRSSGLRRGIANVGISGNRLLHDPNPAPGSDAESFAAYFGHSGLRRFDRDVIAQPGAQFVVVLLGVNDLGHPGTVAPESETVTADDLIGGHRQLIARAHAAGIVAIGATILPFKGDTLGFYTEANERKRYVLNRWIRSGGEYDGVIDFDRAMGDPADPLRLNPAYDSGDHLHPNDAGMAAMADAVPLRLFK, from the coding sequence TTGCCCACCCGTCGCGAATTACTCGCCCTCACCTCGGGCGCGGCGGTCACCGCCGCGGCCGGTCTTGCCGCCCCCACCGCCGCCCACGCCGCCGGCACCGCCCACCAGGACGGCGACGGCGACTGGACCATCCCCGGGTGGATCGCCACCTGGGCCGCCGCCCCCACCACCATCCCGCCCAACCCGCCCAGCGCCCCCATCGTGCTGGCCAACCAGACCGTCCGGCACGTCGTGCACTGCAGCGCCGGCGGCGACGAGATCCGCATCCGGGTCACCAACGAGTTCGGCAACGGCCCGCTGCGCCTCGGCGCCGTCCGGGTCGCGTTGCGCGCCGGCAGCGGCGCCGGCACGGCCACCGTGCCCGGCACCGACCGCCGGGTCACCTTCTCCAACCAGGCCGAGGTGCGGATCCCGGCCGGGTCGCCGCTGATCAGCGACCCCGTACGACTACGGGTCCCGCCCGGCGCCGACCTGGTGGTCAGCCTCTACCTGCCGGCTCGTACCCCGGTGACGACGCTGGCCGCGTTCGCGTTCCAGGACAACGTCATCGCCGACGGCGACGTTACCGCCGCGCGCACGGTGACCCCGGTCGCCAGGGTTGACCAGTACCTGTTCCTCTCCGGCGTCTCCGTGCGTGACCGCGGCGCCGCCATCGTCACCCTCGGCGACTCCATCACCAACGGCGCCAACACGCAGAACAACCTCAACCACCGCTGGCCCGACCTGCTCGCCGCGCGGCTGCGTTCGTCCGGCCTGCGCCGCGGCATCGCCAACGTCGGCATCTCCGGCAACCGGCTGCTGCACGACCCCAACCCCGCCCCGGGCAGCGACGCCGAGTCGTTCGCGGCCTACTTCGGGCACAGCGGTCTGCGCCGGTTCGACCGCGACGTGATCGCCCAGCCCGGCGCGCAATTCGTGGTCGTCCTGCTCGGCGTGAACGATCTCGGCCACCCGGGCACGGTTGCGCCCGAGTCCGAGACGGTCACCGCCGACGACCTGATCGGCGGGCACCGGCAACTGATCGCCCGCGCGCACGCGGCCGGCATCGTCGCCATCGGCGCCACCATCCTGCCGTTCAAGGGCGACACGCTGGGCTTCTACACCGAGGCCAACGAGCGCAAACGCTACGTGCTCAACCGCTGGATCCGCTCCGGCGGCGAGTACGACGGCGTGATCGACTTCGACCGGGCGATGGGCGACCCGGCCGACCCGCTGCGCCTCAACCCCGCGTACGACAGCGGCGACCACCTGCATCCCAATGACGCCGGCATGGCCGCGATGGCCGACGCCGTACCACTGAGGTTGTTCAAATGA
- a CDS encoding SGNH/GDSL hydrolase family protein translates to MRRRTLLGASAAAVPAVLAAQPAVASPGHTSRRWIHTWTAMPQLTEPHNLPPAPFTGESSVLADTTLRQTVHVTVGGSRVRIRLSNAFGGAALPVTAAAVALPVNGRAGVSAIVPGSSRPLTFGGRPSATVPVGAQVVSDPVPLPVGPGANLTITVYLATGQATLNLTSHPGSRTTSYLIAGDHHRDPDLPGSVGVAHWYLISGVEVESDVAAMAIVGDSLTDGRGSTTDGNDRWPDQIRGARIALLNQAAGGNRVLNDGLGPSVLARLDRDVLATSGVDRMLLFEGVNDIGTAPATVAAQKAVTEELLVAYEQIVLRAHARDIKVYGATITPFGGNEGYDDPDGHREHTRTAINSAIRHNKIFDGVVDLDAAVRDPAAPRQLLPAYDTGDHLHLNPAGYRAIAEAVPSRWLR, encoded by the coding sequence ATGAGACGACGCACACTCCTGGGCGCCTCCGCGGCGGCTGTGCCCGCGGTGCTGGCCGCACAGCCCGCCGTGGCCTCCCCGGGGCACACCTCGAGGCGCTGGATCCACACCTGGACGGCGATGCCGCAGCTCACCGAGCCGCACAACCTGCCGCCGGCGCCCTTCACCGGGGAATCGTCGGTGCTGGCCGACACCACGCTGCGGCAGACCGTGCACGTGACGGTCGGAGGTTCCCGCGTACGGATCCGGTTGTCCAACGCCTTCGGCGGCGCGGCGCTGCCCGTCACCGCCGCCGCGGTGGCCCTGCCTGTCAACGGCCGGGCGGGGGTTTCAGCCATCGTGCCCGGGTCGAGCCGGCCGCTCACGTTCGGCGGCCGGCCGTCGGCCACGGTGCCGGTCGGCGCGCAGGTCGTGTCCGACCCGGTGCCGCTGCCGGTGGGCCCCGGCGCCAACCTCACCATCACCGTCTACCTGGCCACGGGGCAGGCCACGCTCAACCTCACCTCGCACCCCGGTTCGCGGACCACCTCGTACCTGATCGCCGGCGACCACCACCGGGACCCTGACCTGCCCGGGTCCGTGGGCGTGGCGCACTGGTACCTGATCAGCGGCGTCGAGGTCGAGTCGGACGTGGCGGCCATGGCGATCGTCGGCGACTCGCTGACCGACGGGCGCGGATCCACCACCGACGGCAACGACCGCTGGCCCGACCAGATCCGCGGGGCCCGGATCGCGCTGCTCAACCAGGCGGCGGGCGGCAACCGGGTGCTCAACGACGGGCTGGGGCCCAGCGTGCTCGCCCGCCTCGACCGGGACGTGCTCGCCACCAGCGGGGTCGACCGGATGCTGCTGTTCGAAGGGGTCAACGACATCGGCACCGCCCCGGCCACCGTGGCGGCCCAGAAAGCGGTCACCGAGGAACTGCTGGTGGCGTACGAGCAGATCGTGTTGCGGGCGCACGCGCGTGACATCAAGGTCTACGGCGCCACGATCACCCCGTTCGGGGGCAACGAGGGCTACGACGATCCGGACGGTCACCGCGAGCACACCCGTACGGCGATCAACAGTGCGATCCGTCACAACAAGATCTTTGACGGAGTCGTGGACCTCGATGCCGCCGTACGGGATCCGGCCGCGCCCCGGCAGCTCCTGCCCGCCTACGACACCGGGGACCACCTGCACCTGAACCCCGCCGGATATCGAGCGATCGCCGAAGCGGTGCCGTCGCGCTGGTTGCGATGA